In the Gemmatimonadaceae bacterium genome, GACAACATCGCAGCCGCGTTCCGGGTGTGGGATGCGTTCAACCCCGCCGCAGTCACGATTCCAGTGGCCCGCCAGGACGGCGGGATCACGACCGTCGGCGTGATGCCCGCCGGCGGCCTCGTGGCGGGACTGGGTGCGGTGTACGACCTGCGGAGCGGGAGCACCGCCGACGCGATGCTGCGACGGGCGCCGGCCGCGATGGCGGTCACCCTCGATGCGTCGGCGAACGCGGGCACGGGGTCGCGCGCCGAGGCGCTGGCCAAGCTCCGCACCCTGCTGCGTGATGCCCGCGAGTTCAACCTCACGCGCGCGCGGTACGATGCGGGGGCCATGCGGGAGCTCAGCGCCACCCGGGCCGACCTGGAGGCGATGCAGCTGGTGCTGAAGGGCACCGTGCCGATGGTGATCGCGGCCGATCGCGCCAGCGAGATCCTGAACGCGATCGCGCTCGGTCGCGAGTTCGGCGTGCGGGTGGTGATCGCCGGCGCCGCCGAGGCGTGGAGCGTGGCGCCGCAGCTCGCCGCAGCGAAGGTCCCGGTGCTCACCGGGGCGATGAACAACATCCCGGAGTCGTTCTCCTCGCTCGGGCAGCGCCAGGAGAACCTGGCCATGCTGCGCGCCGCCGGTGTGGCAGTGGCCATCCTCGGCAACGGCCCCGGTGGCGAGGACAACTTCAACGTCCGCAACCTG is a window encoding:
- a CDS encoding amidohydrolase family protein, with product MRTTTQARARRTSLAVALALTATLAATAGAQETVAITGGTIYPVSGPRIENGTIVFTNGVITAIGANVAIPAGARRVDAAGKWITPGLVATATSLGVVEVGAVRDTRDQGARGTDNIAAAFRVWDAFNPAAVTIPVARQDGGITTVGVMPAGGLVAGLGAVYDLRSGSTADAMLRRAPAAMAVTLDASANAGTGSRAEALAKLRTLLRDAREFNLTRARYDAGAMRELSATRADLEAMQLVLKGTVPMVIAADRASEILNAIALGREFGVRVVIAGAAEAWSVAPQLAAAKVPVLTGAMNNIPESFSSLGQRQENLAMLRAAGVAVAILGNGPGGEDNFNVRNLRYEAGNAVAYGMSWDDALRAITLAPAEILGVADKVGSLAVGKAANVVVWSGDPFEYATQPEKVFVAGSDARVMTRQDLLTARYRTLPVRY